A stretch of the Panicum virgatum strain AP13 chromosome 9N, P.virgatum_v5, whole genome shotgun sequence genome encodes the following:
- the LOC120692056 gene encoding uncharacterized protein LOC120692056 isoform X2, translating to MATGFSSLISHLDSSPDPDHCPLSGRGRLTVQPPAPAPARAESSPRLPDRCEASVDTGRFDGASLQQSWPGLPRGVEFNPSDGDLLWHLAAEVGNGQAERHPFINKFITSVDDDRGFSYTHPRDIPGVRQDGHAAYFFHRRFESYSNEGDANISWKKVGTSRSIFLDGTLQGCKEVFVLYADTMSDKGSQQTDWRLHQYHIRNTVKDEEELVLSKIFFESRDNLCELAEEARIEAELDVSTPDDSREKCTTCSNPGVYTETDELDHISLKERYRILLADKSTCPATISARESSKTYSKRNQEVTAYKEDICNMLQEISSAPPIIESNPMDDCNSSRLLCEDDSGFLSISGISSHTGPSVCEVGCSHDPVEGNQVGGTATCGSESSELIVRKQGGLLADVKLEPALEGYEIDPSESPQENPAQAEGSVPSLGVKDELNECDLPGLCEKISFSSRKRRKRKTTSYSNEKMLEEDTYTNDEGIAYCSRRRRMKKTATDSIEKALDEDAPGLLQILLTRGIAVQEIKLYGAEEDNEMIPDSSESSFEDLENVIANIFPKRTSLLKLSIARHEKGEKAIYCLSCLISLIEQSRYLQFRDCPVEWGWCRDLQSFIFVFRSHNRIVLERPEYGYATYFFEVVQSLSIEWQIRRLVIAMKLSGCGRTALIENRPLLVGEDLTEGEAHVLEEYGWIRNTGLGTMVNYRDRVVHDRWTEKNVSDWRAKIGKLLMTGYAEGQSVTIHGPKKVANLLEATGEAEIDIKLEDPF from the exons ATGGCCACCGGATTCAGTTCGCTGATTTCCCACCTCGACAGCTCGCCGGACCCCGACCACTGCCCCCTCTCTGGGCGTGGCAGACTGACGGttcagccgccggcgccggcgccggcacgcgCCGAGTCCTCGCCTCGCCTCCCCGACAG GTGCGAAGCTAGCGTTGACACTGGACGCTTCGACGGAGCTTCCCTGCAGCAG AGTTGGCCAGGGCTACCAAGGGGTGTAGAATTTAATCCCAGCGATGGCGATCTTCTATGGCATTTAGCTGCAGAAGTTGGGAATGGTCAGGCTGAGCGCCATCCATTTATCAACAAGTTTATTACGTCTGTTGATGATGATAGAGGATTTAGTTACACTCATCCTCGAGATATACCTG GTGTTAGGCAGGATGGACATGCAGCATACTTTTTCCATAGAAGATTTGAGTCATACAGCAATGAGGGTGATGCAAATATTAGCTGGAAGAAAGTTGGAACCTCTAGATCGATCTTCTTGGATGGAACGCTGCAAGGTTGCAAGGAGGTGTTTGTCTTATATGCAGACACGATGAGTGATAAAGGTTCTCAGCAAACAGATTGGAGATTACATCAATATCATATCAGAAACACagtgaaggatgaggaagaGCTAGTGTTgtctaaaatattttttgaatCACGGGACAACCTGTGTGAATTGGCTGAGGAAGCTCGTATTGAGGCCGAATTG GATGTTTCCACGCCTGATGATTCAAGAGAGAAATGTACTACATGTTCTAACCCCGGTGTCTATACTGAGACTGATGAGCTTGATCATATATCTCTGAAAGAGCGCTACAGGATCCTTCTAGCAGACAAAAGCACCTGCCCTGCTACAATATCAGCTAGGGAATCTAGTAAAACATATTCGAAAAG AAATCAAGAGGTAACAGCATACAAAGAAGATATATGTAACATGTTGCAG GAAATTTCCTCCGCACCTCCTATTATAGAGAGTAACCCCATGGATGATTGCAACAGCAGTAGGTTGCTTTGTGAAGATGATTCAG GTTTCTTGAGTATTTCTGGCATATCATCTCATACCGGCCCATCCGTATGCGAAGTTGGATGCTCTCATGATCCAGTGGAGGGAAATCAGGTAGGTGGCACTGCAACTTGTGGGAGTGAAAGCAGTGAACTTATTGTAAGAAAACAGGGGGGCCTTCTTGCTGATGTTAAATTGGAGCCTGCATTAGAAGGGTATGAGATTGACCCTTCTGAATCTCCTCAAGAAAATCCTGCTCAAGCTGAAGGCTCAGTACCATCTTTAGGAGTAAAAGATGAACTAAATGAGTGTGATTTACCTGGCTTATGTGAGAAAATTTCATTCAGTTCCCGAAAACGCAGAAAAAGGAAAACGACAAG ttattcaaatgaaaaaatgcTTGAAGAAGATACATACACTAATGATGAGGGCATTGCTTACTGTTCTCGTCGAAGGAGGATGAAGAAAACCGCCAC GGATTCAATTGAAAAGGCACTTGATGAAGATGCTCCAGGGCTTCTACAG ATTCTTCTAACCAGAGGAATAGCAGTTCAAGAAATCAAACTTTATGGTGCAGAAGAAGATAATGAAATGATTCCAGATTCTTCAGAAAGTAGCTTTGAAGATCTTGAAAATGTCATTGCAAAT ATATTTCCAAAGAGAACATCTCTGTTGAAACTGTCAATAGCTAGACATGAAAAGGGAGAAAAGGCTATTTACTGCTTATCCTGTTTAATTTCTCTTATTGAACAG TCGCGCTACCTTCAATTCCGTGACTGCCCTGTGGAATGGGGATGGTGCAGGGATCTGCAATCCTTCATTTTTGTATTTAGAAGCCATAATAG GATAGTTCTTGAACGTCCTGAATATGGTTATGCGACATATTTCTTTGAGGTTGTGCAATCGCTGTCAATAGAATGGCAGATTCGTAGGTTGGTTATTGCAATGAAGCTTAGTGGCTGTGGAAGGACAGCTCTTATTGAAAACAGGCCATTACTG GTTGGTGAAGATTTAACAGAAGGCGAGGCACATGTTTTGGAAGAATATGGCTGGATAAGAAACACTGGTCTTGGGACAATGGTCAACTATCGTGATCGTGTGGTCCATGACAGGTGGACAGAGAAAAATGTTAGCGATTGGAGGGCGAAGATAGGGAAGCTTCTAATGACTGGTTATGCTGAGGGCCAATCAGTCACAATTCATGGTCCGAAGAAAGTAGCAAACCTGTTGGAAGCTACTGGGGAAGCTGAAATTGATATAAAGTTGGAGGATCCTTTTTGA
- the LOC120692056 gene encoding uncharacterized protein LOC120692056 isoform X1 — MATGFSSLISHLDSSPDPDHCPLSGRGRLTVQPPAPAPARAESSPRLPDRCEASVDTGRFDGASLQQSWPGLPRGVEFNPSDGDLLWHLAAEVGNGQAERHPFINKFITSVDDDRGFSYTHPRDIPGVRQDGHAAYFFHRRFESYSNEGDANISWKKVGTSRSIFLDGTLQGCKEVFVLYADTMSDKGSQQTDWRLHQYHIRNTVKDEEELVLSKIFFESRDNLCELAEEARIEAELDVSTPDDSREKCTTCSNPGVYTETDELDHISLKERYRILLADKSTCPATISARESSKTYSKRNQEVTAYKEDICNMLQEISSAPPIIESNPMDDCNSSRLLCEDDSGFLSISGISSHTGPSVCEVGCSHDPVEGNQVGGTATCGSESSELIVRKQGGLLADVKLEPALEGYEIDPSESPQENPAQAEGSVPSLGVKDELNECDLPGLCEKISFSSRKRRKRKTTSYSNEKMLEEDTYTNDEGIAYCSRRRRMKKTATDSIEKALDEDAPGLLQILLTRGIAVQEIKLYGAEEDNEMIPDSSESSFEDLENVIANIFPKRTSLLKLSIARHEKGEKAIYCLSCLISLIEQSRYLQFRDCPVEWGWCRDLQSFIFVFRSHNRFLLSINLCPIFIVKMVGRLVLMVPLFILLHRIVLERPEYGYATYFFEVVQSLSIEWQIRRLVIAMKLSGCGRTALIENRPLLVGEDLTEGEAHVLEEYGWIRNTGLGTMVNYRDRVVHDRWTEKNVSDWRAKIGKLLMTGYAEGQSVTIHGPKKVANLLEATGEAEIDIKLEDPF, encoded by the exons ATGGCCACCGGATTCAGTTCGCTGATTTCCCACCTCGACAGCTCGCCGGACCCCGACCACTGCCCCCTCTCTGGGCGTGGCAGACTGACGGttcagccgccggcgccggcgccggcacgcgCCGAGTCCTCGCCTCGCCTCCCCGACAG GTGCGAAGCTAGCGTTGACACTGGACGCTTCGACGGAGCTTCCCTGCAGCAG AGTTGGCCAGGGCTACCAAGGGGTGTAGAATTTAATCCCAGCGATGGCGATCTTCTATGGCATTTAGCTGCAGAAGTTGGGAATGGTCAGGCTGAGCGCCATCCATTTATCAACAAGTTTATTACGTCTGTTGATGATGATAGAGGATTTAGTTACACTCATCCTCGAGATATACCTG GTGTTAGGCAGGATGGACATGCAGCATACTTTTTCCATAGAAGATTTGAGTCATACAGCAATGAGGGTGATGCAAATATTAGCTGGAAGAAAGTTGGAACCTCTAGATCGATCTTCTTGGATGGAACGCTGCAAGGTTGCAAGGAGGTGTTTGTCTTATATGCAGACACGATGAGTGATAAAGGTTCTCAGCAAACAGATTGGAGATTACATCAATATCATATCAGAAACACagtgaaggatgaggaagaGCTAGTGTTgtctaaaatattttttgaatCACGGGACAACCTGTGTGAATTGGCTGAGGAAGCTCGTATTGAGGCCGAATTG GATGTTTCCACGCCTGATGATTCAAGAGAGAAATGTACTACATGTTCTAACCCCGGTGTCTATACTGAGACTGATGAGCTTGATCATATATCTCTGAAAGAGCGCTACAGGATCCTTCTAGCAGACAAAAGCACCTGCCCTGCTACAATATCAGCTAGGGAATCTAGTAAAACATATTCGAAAAG AAATCAAGAGGTAACAGCATACAAAGAAGATATATGTAACATGTTGCAG GAAATTTCCTCCGCACCTCCTATTATAGAGAGTAACCCCATGGATGATTGCAACAGCAGTAGGTTGCTTTGTGAAGATGATTCAG GTTTCTTGAGTATTTCTGGCATATCATCTCATACCGGCCCATCCGTATGCGAAGTTGGATGCTCTCATGATCCAGTGGAGGGAAATCAGGTAGGTGGCACTGCAACTTGTGGGAGTGAAAGCAGTGAACTTATTGTAAGAAAACAGGGGGGCCTTCTTGCTGATGTTAAATTGGAGCCTGCATTAGAAGGGTATGAGATTGACCCTTCTGAATCTCCTCAAGAAAATCCTGCTCAAGCTGAAGGCTCAGTACCATCTTTAGGAGTAAAAGATGAACTAAATGAGTGTGATTTACCTGGCTTATGTGAGAAAATTTCATTCAGTTCCCGAAAACGCAGAAAAAGGAAAACGACAAG ttattcaaatgaaaaaatgcTTGAAGAAGATACATACACTAATGATGAGGGCATTGCTTACTGTTCTCGTCGAAGGAGGATGAAGAAAACCGCCAC GGATTCAATTGAAAAGGCACTTGATGAAGATGCTCCAGGGCTTCTACAG ATTCTTCTAACCAGAGGAATAGCAGTTCAAGAAATCAAACTTTATGGTGCAGAAGAAGATAATGAAATGATTCCAGATTCTTCAGAAAGTAGCTTTGAAGATCTTGAAAATGTCATTGCAAAT ATATTTCCAAAGAGAACATCTCTGTTGAAACTGTCAATAGCTAGACATGAAAAGGGAGAAAAGGCTATTTACTGCTTATCCTGTTTAATTTCTCTTATTGAACAG TCGCGCTACCTTCAATTCCGTGACTGCCCTGTGGAATGGGGATGGTGCAGGGATCTGCAATCCTTCATTTTTGTATTTAGAAGCCATAATAGGTTCCTCTTATCCATTAATCTTTGCCCGATATTTATTGTTAAAATGGTTGGAAGGCTTGTTTTAATGGTTCCCCTTTTCATCTTGCTACACAGGATAGTTCTTGAACGTCCTGAATATGGTTATGCGACATATTTCTTTGAGGTTGTGCAATCGCTGTCAATAGAATGGCAGATTCGTAGGTTGGTTATTGCAATGAAGCTTAGTGGCTGTGGAAGGACAGCTCTTATTGAAAACAGGCCATTACTG GTTGGTGAAGATTTAACAGAAGGCGAGGCACATGTTTTGGAAGAATATGGCTGGATAAGAAACACTGGTCTTGGGACAATGGTCAACTATCGTGATCGTGTGGTCCATGACAGGTGGACAGAGAAAAATGTTAGCGATTGGAGGGCGAAGATAGGGAAGCTTCTAATGACTGGTTATGCTGAGGGCCAATCAGTCACAATTCATGGTCCGAAGAAAGTAGCAAACCTGTTGGAAGCTACTGGGGAAGCTGAAATTGATATAAAGTTGGAGGATCCTTTTTGA
- the LOC120692056 gene encoding uncharacterized protein LOC120692056 isoform X3: protein MSDKGSQQTDWRLHQYHIRNTVKDEEELVLSKIFFESRDNLCELAEEARIEAELDVSTPDDSREKCTTCSNPGVYTETDELDHISLKERYRILLADKSTCPATISARESSKTYSKRNQEVTAYKEDICNMLQEISSAPPIIESNPMDDCNSSRLLCEDDSGFLSISGISSHTGPSVCEVGCSHDPVEGNQVGGTATCGSESSELIVRKQGGLLADVKLEPALEGYEIDPSESPQENPAQAEGSVPSLGVKDELNECDLPGLCEKISFSSRKRRKRKTTSYSNEKMLEEDTYTNDEGIAYCSRRRRMKKTATDSIEKALDEDAPGLLQILLTRGIAVQEIKLYGAEEDNEMIPDSSESSFEDLENVIANIFPKRTSLLKLSIARHEKGEKAIYCLSCLISLIEQSRYLQFRDCPVEWGWCRDLQSFIFVFRSHNRFLLSINLCPIFIVKMVGRLVLMVPLFILLHRIVLERPEYGYATYFFEVVQSLSIEWQIRRLVIAMKLSGCGRTALIENRPLLVGEDLTEGEAHVLEEYGWIRNTGLGTMVNYRDRVVHDRWTEKNVSDWRAKIGKLLMTGYAEGQSVTIHGPKKVANLLEATGEAEIDIKLEDPF from the exons ATGAGTGATAAAGGTTCTCAGCAAACAGATTGGAGATTACATCAATATCATATCAGAAACACagtgaaggatgaggaagaGCTAGTGTTgtctaaaatattttttgaatCACGGGACAACCTGTGTGAATTGGCTGAGGAAGCTCGTATTGAGGCCGAATTG GATGTTTCCACGCCTGATGATTCAAGAGAGAAATGTACTACATGTTCTAACCCCGGTGTCTATACTGAGACTGATGAGCTTGATCATATATCTCTGAAAGAGCGCTACAGGATCCTTCTAGCAGACAAAAGCACCTGCCCTGCTACAATATCAGCTAGGGAATCTAGTAAAACATATTCGAAAAG AAATCAAGAGGTAACAGCATACAAAGAAGATATATGTAACATGTTGCAG GAAATTTCCTCCGCACCTCCTATTATAGAGAGTAACCCCATGGATGATTGCAACAGCAGTAGGTTGCTTTGTGAAGATGATTCAG GTTTCTTGAGTATTTCTGGCATATCATCTCATACCGGCCCATCCGTATGCGAAGTTGGATGCTCTCATGATCCAGTGGAGGGAAATCAGGTAGGTGGCACTGCAACTTGTGGGAGTGAAAGCAGTGAACTTATTGTAAGAAAACAGGGGGGCCTTCTTGCTGATGTTAAATTGGAGCCTGCATTAGAAGGGTATGAGATTGACCCTTCTGAATCTCCTCAAGAAAATCCTGCTCAAGCTGAAGGCTCAGTACCATCTTTAGGAGTAAAAGATGAACTAAATGAGTGTGATTTACCTGGCTTATGTGAGAAAATTTCATTCAGTTCCCGAAAACGCAGAAAAAGGAAAACGACAAG ttattcaaatgaaaaaatgcTTGAAGAAGATACATACACTAATGATGAGGGCATTGCTTACTGTTCTCGTCGAAGGAGGATGAAGAAAACCGCCAC GGATTCAATTGAAAAGGCACTTGATGAAGATGCTCCAGGGCTTCTACAG ATTCTTCTAACCAGAGGAATAGCAGTTCAAGAAATCAAACTTTATGGTGCAGAAGAAGATAATGAAATGATTCCAGATTCTTCAGAAAGTAGCTTTGAAGATCTTGAAAATGTCATTGCAAAT ATATTTCCAAAGAGAACATCTCTGTTGAAACTGTCAATAGCTAGACATGAAAAGGGAGAAAAGGCTATTTACTGCTTATCCTGTTTAATTTCTCTTATTGAACAG TCGCGCTACCTTCAATTCCGTGACTGCCCTGTGGAATGGGGATGGTGCAGGGATCTGCAATCCTTCATTTTTGTATTTAGAAGCCATAATAGGTTCCTCTTATCCATTAATCTTTGCCCGATATTTATTGTTAAAATGGTTGGAAGGCTTGTTTTAATGGTTCCCCTTTTCATCTTGCTACACAGGATAGTTCTTGAACGTCCTGAATATGGTTATGCGACATATTTCTTTGAGGTTGTGCAATCGCTGTCAATAGAATGGCAGATTCGTAGGTTGGTTATTGCAATGAAGCTTAGTGGCTGTGGAAGGACAGCTCTTATTGAAAACAGGCCATTACTG GTTGGTGAAGATTTAACAGAAGGCGAGGCACATGTTTTGGAAGAATATGGCTGGATAAGAAACACTGGTCTTGGGACAATGGTCAACTATCGTGATCGTGTGGTCCATGACAGGTGGACAGAGAAAAATGTTAGCGATTGGAGGGCGAAGATAGGGAAGCTTCTAATGACTGGTTATGCTGAGGGCCAATCAGTCACAATTCATGGTCCGAAGAAAGTAGCAAACCTGTTGGAAGCTACTGGGGAAGCTGAAATTGATATAAAGTTGGAGGATCCTTTTTGA
- the LOC120692058 gene encoding homocysteine S-methyltransferase 1 produces MGAVEELVARAGGCAVIDGGFATQLEALGADINDPLWSAACLIARPNLVKEVHMQYLEAGADVIISSSYQATIPGFLARGMSLDEAEDLLRTSVKLALEARDEFWKSTLRKSKPIYNHALVAASIGSYGAYLADGSEYSGSYGADITIEKLKDFHRRRLQVLAGAGPDLIAFEAIPNKMEAQALVELLDEENIQVPSWICFSSVDGKHLCSGESFADCLQILNASEKVAVIGVNCTPPQFIEGIIGEFRKQTKKAIAVYPNSGEVWDGRAKRWLPAECLGHKSFDALAKRWHEAGASLIGGCCRTTPSTIRAVSRILKGRTGH; encoded by the exons ATGGGCGCGGTGGAGGAGCTCGTGGCGAGGGCGGGCGGGTGCGCGGTGATCGATGGCGGCTTCGCCACGCAGCTGGAGGCGCTCGGCGCCGACATCAACGACCCGCTCTGGAGCGCCGCGTGCCTCATCGCCAGGCCGAACCTCGTCAAGGAG GTTCATATGCAGTACCTTGAAGCAGGTGCTGACGTCATCATTTCATCATCCTACCAG GCAACGATTCCGGGATTCCTAGCCAGAGGAATGTCTCTGGATGAGGCTGAAGACTTGCTGCGGACAAGTGTAAAACTGGCCCTGGAAGCACGGGACGAATTCTGGAAGTCCACACTGAGGAAGTCGAAGCCTATTTACAACCATGCCCTAGTTGCTGCATCCATTGGAAGTTATGGAGCCTATCTCGCTGATGGATCAGAGTACAG TGGATCATATGGAGCTGACATCACAATTGAGAAACTGAAGGATTTCCACAGGCGCCGGCTGCAGGTCCTTGCTGGTGCCGGCCCTGACCTGATTGCATTCGAGGCCATTCCTAACAAAATGGAGGCACAG GCATTGGTTGAGCTTCTAGACGAGGAGAACATCCAGGTCCCATCTTGGATCTGCTTCAGCTCCGTGGACGGCAAGCACCTGTGCTCTGGGGAAAGCTTCGCGGACTGCCTTCAGATTCTGAACGCGAGCGAGAAGGTTGCTGTTATAGGAGTGAACTGCACTCCGCCTCAATTCATCGAGGGCATCATAGGCGAGTTCAGGAAG CAAACAAAGAAGGCGATTGCTGTCTACCCGAACAGCGGCGAGGTTTGGGACGGGAGAGCAAAGAGGTGGCTG CCGGCCGAGTGTTTGGGTCACAAGAGCTTCGACGCGCTCGCGAAGAGATGGCATGAGGCTGGGGCCAGCCTCATCGGAGGATGCTGCCGGACCACGCCTTCGACTATTCGGGCCGTTTCCAGGATCCTCAAAGGCAGGACGGGGCATTGA